One region of Candidatus Rokuibacteriota bacterium genomic DNA includes:
- a CDS encoding AMP-binding protein, with protein sequence MSRASAPDTLGRVLAEQAERLGDRAFLTCAGRQWSYWAMNEIACRVANGLAARGVGKGTVVGLMMPNVPELLITWFALSKLGAVEAPVNTALRGQSLVHVLGDIGARTLIAGREYLEEIARVAEHVPSIAEVIVFDRHDAGAVPSGFPFPAVPFAELLEGPAREPDVEVGSQDVMAIMHTSGTTGLSKGVMLCHRHQFVLARNVTTHVGMTGDDVVFSCLPYFHNMAQALLAYPALQVGARVAMVERFSANHFWREVRESASTVLIFIGSMLAILLKQPARPDEGSHHLRVGFGVPVPADVYRDFRARFGVELVSGYGSTEASMVAFTPPGNPRPESAGRILPSYDVRIVDAEDREVPRGVMGELVLRPREPWITFLGYHGQPEATAAAWRNLYFHTGDAAVIDEDGFLHFRDRIKDVIRRRGENISSVEVESVVNLHPSVLTSAAFAVPSDVGEDEVKVVFVLREGAGLDPAALLAHCEEHLPYFAVPRYVEVRPALPLTPTQRVEKRTLRDEGITPATWDREAAGYRLRRTTGVAR encoded by the coding sequence GTGAGCCGCGCGTCCGCGCCCGATACCCTCGGCCGCGTCCTCGCCGAGCAGGCGGAGCGCCTCGGGGACCGGGCGTTTCTCACCTGTGCGGGAAGGCAATGGAGCTACTGGGCGATGAACGAGATCGCGTGCCGGGTGGCGAACGGGCTCGCGGCGCGCGGGGTGGGCAAGGGGACCGTCGTCGGCCTCATGATGCCCAACGTCCCCGAGCTCCTCATCACCTGGTTCGCGCTCTCGAAGCTCGGTGCCGTGGAGGCGCCCGTGAACACGGCCCTCCGGGGTCAGAGCCTGGTCCACGTGCTCGGCGACATCGGCGCCCGCACGCTGATCGCGGGACGCGAGTACCTGGAGGAGATTGCGCGCGTCGCGGAGCACGTTCCCTCGATCGCCGAGGTGATCGTCTTCGATCGCCACGACGCCGGCGCCGTCCCCTCGGGCTTCCCCTTCCCGGCGGTCCCGTTCGCCGAGCTGCTCGAGGGCCCGGCCCGGGAGCCTGACGTCGAGGTCGGGTCCCAGGACGTGATGGCGATCATGCACACCTCCGGCACGACCGGCCTCTCCAAGGGCGTGATGCTCTGCCACCGCCACCAGTTCGTCCTGGCCCGCAACGTGACGACCCACGTGGGGATGACTGGGGACGACGTCGTCTTCTCGTGCCTTCCGTACTTCCACAACATGGCCCAGGCCCTCCTGGCCTATCCCGCGCTGCAGGTCGGCGCGCGGGTGGCGATGGTGGAGCGGTTCAGCGCGAACCACTTCTGGCGCGAGGTCCGCGAGAGCGCCAGCACGGTGCTGATTTTCATCGGCTCCATGCTCGCCATCCTCCTCAAGCAGCCGGCGCGGCCCGACGAGGGAAGCCACCACCTGCGCGTCGGCTTCGGCGTCCCGGTGCCCGCCGACGTGTACCGTGACTTCCGCGCGCGCTTCGGGGTGGAGCTCGTGAGCGGCTACGGCTCCACCGAAGCGTCGATGGTCGCCTTCACGCCGCCCGGCAACCCGCGGCCGGAGTCGGCGGGCCGCATCCTGCCGTCCTACGACGTCAGGATTGTGGACGCGGAGGACCGGGAAGTGCCTCGCGGCGTCATGGGCGAGCTGGTGCTCCGGCCGCGGGAGCCCTGGATCACGTTCCTCGGCTACCACGGCCAGCCCGAGGCCACGGCGGCAGCGTGGCGAAATCTATATTTCCACACCGGCGACGCCGCGGTCATCGACGAGGACGGCTTCCTCCACTTCCGTGACCGGATCAAGGACGTGATCCGGCGCCGCGGCGAGAACATCTCGTCCGTCGAGGTGGAGAGCGTGGTGAACCTCCACCCGTCGGTGCTGACCTCGGCCGCGTTCGCCGTTCCCTCCGACGTGGGCGAGGACGAGGTGAAGGTCGTGTTCGTGTTGCGCGAGGGCGCCGGCCTCGACCCGGCAGCGCTGTTGGCCCACTGCGAGGAGCACCTGCCGTACTTCGCCGTCCCCCGCTACGTCGAGGTGCGTCCCGCGCTTCCCCTCACGCCGACGCAACGCGTGGAGAAACGCACGCTCCGCGACGAGGGGATCACGCCGGCGACGTGGGATCGGGAGGCGGCCGGGTACCGGCTCCGGCGGACGACGGGGGTGGCGCGATGA
- a CDS encoding glucose 1-dehydrogenase, producing the protein MFDLSRFSLEGKVAIVTGGGRGIGRAIAQGFANAGAKVAIASRKMNDLEATAAEIKAFGGEALPVQSHLGKMEEINKMVSTVLDRFGRIDILANNAGTTPAIGTVLDSDERLWDTIINLNLKGLYFSSQAVARIMKKQGGGKIINITSIDGFKPEPGASIYSISKAGVRMVTRAFAAELAPFNIQVNAIAPGPISTKLLDSHWFHLPPEEAKKQKETMANMTPMGRIGEPDEIVGAAIYLASDASSYTTGTEIVIDGGVLQAFAVPGTD; encoded by the coding sequence ATGTTCGATCTTTCGAGATTTTCTCTTGAAGGCAAGGTAGCGATCGTAACGGGCGGTGGCCGAGGTATCGGAAGGGCGATTGCCCAGGGCTTTGCCAACGCCGGTGCCAAGGTTGCGATTGCCAGCCGTAAGATGAACGACCTTGAAGCTACTGCTGCGGAAATAAAGGCCTTCGGGGGTGAGGCACTACCTGTCCAGTCGCACCTGGGGAAGATGGAAGAGATCAACAAGATGGTCAGCACCGTGTTGGACAGGTTCGGCAGGATCGATATACTGGCCAATAATGCCGGTACCACTCCTGCGATCGGGACCGTGCTGGATTCCGACGAGCGTCTCTGGGACACCATCATAAACCTGAACCTGAAAGGGCTTTACTTTTCCAGCCAGGCTGTCGCCAGGATCATGAAGAAGCAGGGCGGGGGGAAAATAATAAATATCACCTCCATCGATGGCTTCAAGCCGGAACCTGGAGCGAGTATTTATAGTATTTCCAAGGCCGGCGTCCGAATGGTAACCAGGGCTTTTGCCGCAGAGCTAGCGCCCTTCAATATTCAGGTGAACGCGATTGCCCCCGGGCCGATCAGCACGAAGCTGTTAGATTCGCACTGGTTCCATCTTCCGCCGGAAGAGGCCAAAAAGCAGAAAGAAACCATGGCCAACATGACGCCTATGGGACGCATCGGCGAACCCGATGAAATAGTCGGAGCCGCGATTTACCTGGCTTCCGACGCCTCCAGCTATACCACCGGCACCGAGATCGTGATTGATGGTGGAGTCTTGCAGGCTTTTGCTGTACCGGGGACCGACTAA
- a CDS encoding branched-chain amino acid ABC transporter permease, which produces MVQTSVLLQAITQGIFLGGVFSLIAVGLTLVFGVMRILNFAHGELVSLGMYGAYLLFVAVGVDPYLGALVSIPVFLLAGAVIYRTLLQPILSAPEDMQLVMTFGLMIVLSNLTLLLFGADLHNIRIAFLDRIWATPFGSFRVGLLLAFVTSVTVLGALLWLIRYTDTGKAIRATADDRRGALVVGLNVQRVYLTAFALSVACAGIAGATLAGFLPVTPGRGVQFVLVAIVVVVLGGMGSFLGSLVGGLVVGLSQSVGEIFLPGTLSAALSLGLVIVILLVRPSGFFGARA; this is translated from the coding sequence ATGGTCCAGACCAGCGTCCTGTTGCAGGCGATCACCCAGGGGATCTTCCTCGGCGGCGTCTTCAGCCTCATCGCTGTGGGCCTCACGCTCGTATTCGGCGTCATGCGCATCCTCAACTTCGCGCACGGCGAGCTCGTGAGCCTGGGGATGTACGGCGCCTACCTGCTCTTTGTCGCCGTCGGCGTGGACCCCTACCTCGGCGCCCTGGTCAGCATCCCGGTGTTCCTCCTGGCCGGGGCCGTGATCTACCGGACGCTGCTCCAGCCGATCCTCTCGGCGCCCGAGGACATGCAGCTCGTGATGACCTTCGGCCTGATGATCGTGCTCTCGAACCTCACGCTGCTCCTCTTCGGCGCGGACCTCCACAATATCCGTATCGCCTTTCTCGACCGCATCTGGGCGACGCCGTTCGGCTCGTTCCGCGTGGGCCTGCTGTTGGCGTTCGTCACCTCGGTGACGGTGCTGGGCGCGCTCCTCTGGCTCATCCGGTACACGGACACGGGGAAGGCGATCCGCGCGACGGCGGACGATCGGCGAGGCGCGCTGGTCGTCGGCCTCAACGTGCAGCGGGTCTACCTGACCGCGTTCGCGTTGAGCGTGGCGTGCGCGGGGATCGCTGGAGCCACCCTCGCGGGGTTCCTTCCCGTCACGCCGGGGCGCGGTGTGCAGTTCGTGCTTGTCGCCATCGTCGTCGTGGTCCTCGGCGGGATGGGGAGCTTCCTCGGCTCGCTGGTGGGAGGGCTGGTGGTCGGGCTGAGCCAATCCGTGGGCGAGATCTTCCTCCCCGGCACGCTGAGCGCGGCGCTGAGCCTCGGCCTCGTCATCGTGATCCTGCTCGTGCGGCCGTCGGGATTCTTCGGGGCCCGGGCGTGA
- a CDS encoding ABC transporter ATP-binding protein: MTALLKVDELAKTFGGLKAVNRLSFCVDEGQIFGLIGSNGSGKTTTFNLVSGFYRPDAGDITFAGHRVVGLRPHEICRLGLTRTFQIPQPFAQLTVLENTMVGAFARTRHVTEARAVAVQILELLGLGQHLGQSAGSLSTPELKRLELAKALATQPKMLLLDEVMAGLNAADTMGMIELVRRINGQGVTLLIIEHVMKVVMTLSHRVCVVHHGEKIAEGPPKDVARDPRVIQTYLGKEYLGA; the protein is encoded by the coding sequence ATGACGGCGCTGCTGAAGGTGGACGAGCTCGCGAAGACGTTTGGGGGCCTCAAGGCTGTCAACCGGCTGAGCTTCTGCGTCGACGAAGGGCAGATCTTCGGGCTGATCGGGTCGAACGGCTCCGGCAAGACCACCACCTTCAACCTCGTCTCGGGGTTCTATCGGCCCGATGCCGGCGACATCACCTTTGCCGGGCATCGCGTGGTCGGTCTCAGGCCGCACGAGATCTGTCGACTGGGGCTCACCCGGACCTTCCAGATCCCCCAGCCGTTCGCGCAGCTGACCGTGCTCGAGAACACGATGGTGGGCGCCTTCGCGCGCACGAGGCACGTGACCGAGGCGCGCGCCGTCGCCGTCCAGATCCTGGAGTTGCTCGGGCTCGGCCAGCACCTCGGACAGAGCGCCGGGAGCCTGAGCACCCCGGAGCTGAAGCGGCTGGAGCTGGCCAAGGCACTGGCCACGCAGCCGAAGATGCTGCTGCTCGACGAGGTCATGGCGGGCCTCAACGCGGCGGACACGATGGGGATGATCGAGCTGGTCCGCCGCATCAACGGGCAGGGCGTGACGCTGCTCATCATCGAGCACGTCATGAAGGTGGTGATGACCCTGTCCCACCGCGTCTGCGTCGTCCATCACGGCGAGAAGATCGCCGAGGGCCCACCGAAGGACGTGGCGCGCGACCCGCGGGTCATCCAGACGTACCTGGGCAAGGAGTATCTGGGTGCCTGA
- a CDS encoding alpha/beta hydrolase, translating to MEKITFFSDGAKIRANLYLPANYKNGGKIPGIVVCGGYTSEKEGRSAQVVPPLTAAGFACLIFDYRGWGESEGDRNRLICSEQVEDIKSATSYLLQRDEVDAEKVGLVGLSLGGSHVVSAGAEDQRVKYVVGMFGVGDGARWLRGMRTLVEWRRFQEEVEKDSLERAKTGKSKYWDSLDVMRLSKEEKEAYLSTHKKTEISLSSAESLMNYRPEAVANRISPRPIFFVHTESELLVPYEETISMCKMAGEPKDLWIIPSSLVKMHFDVYKSPGPCDEVMKVVTDWIKGKLKI from the coding sequence GTGGAAAAGATCACTTTTTTTAGCGACGGGGCAAAAATCAGAGCAAACCTTTATCTTCCTGCCAATTATAAAAATGGGGGGAAAATTCCCGGCATCGTGGTCTGCGGAGGATACACCTCTGAAAAGGAGGGCCGGAGCGCCCAAGTCGTACCACCTCTAACAGCCGCGGGCTTTGCCTGTCTTATCTTTGACTACCGGGGTTGGGGCGAGAGTGAAGGGGATAGGAATCGTCTGATCTGTTCTGAACAAGTTGAAGACATCAAGAGCGCAACTTCCTACCTTCTGCAAAGGGATGAGGTGGACGCGGAAAAGGTAGGTTTGGTGGGATTGAGTTTAGGCGGTTCCCATGTCGTGTCCGCGGGAGCAGAGGACCAAAGAGTAAAGTACGTGGTCGGGATGTTTGGAGTTGGAGATGGAGCACGATGGCTCAGGGGCATGAGGACCCTGGTGGAATGGAGGAGATTCCAAGAGGAGGTCGAAAAAGACAGCTTAGAACGCGCGAAAACCGGGAAGTCGAAGTACTGGGATTCGCTGGATGTCATGCGCCTAAGTAAGGAAGAGAAAGAGGCCTATCTCTCAACCCACAAGAAGACAGAGATCTCCTTGAGCTCCGCTGAAAGTCTAATGAACTATAGACCAGAGGCTGTGGCGAACAGAATTTCTCCAAGGCCGATCTTCTTTGTTCACACAGAATCCGAATTGCTGGTTCCCTATGAGGAGACGATTTCTATGTGCAAGATGGCTGGAGAACCCAAGGATCTTTGGATCATCCCCTCTTCGTTAGTCAAGATGCATTTTGATGTCTATAAGAGCCCTGGGCCTTGCGATGAAGTGATGAAGGTGGTCACGGATTGGATTAAAGGGAAGCTGAAAATTTGA
- a CDS encoding branched-chain amino acid ABC transporter permease, whose translation MKLAGWLALAVAAVGLPWGLPEWLLSTAILTLLYAYLSQSWNLVGGFAGQLSLGDAIYFGAGGYLVTLLNLKLGLTPWIGLWLGGLLGAALAVAIGAVSFRFGLRGIYFAVATLAMAELTRAVVLESAFLGGTWGLQLDLKDAPGKFQFLSPLPYYYIVLTMLVLITLMAWHVRRSRLGYCLLAIREREDSAEALGVDAYRCKLRAAGLSGFCTAAGGVFHAQFILYLQPDTNFGLDIIIRMVLGSVLGGKGTVAGPILGSTAFALLDEAVRLIPLSTSQGAAAGRIIYGLAIMAVVIFLPSGLVSLPGRLRTRTGRQVARARAEGAA comes from the coding sequence GTGAAGCTGGCCGGCTGGCTCGCCCTCGCCGTCGCCGCCGTCGGGCTTCCCTGGGGGCTCCCCGAGTGGCTCCTCAGCACCGCGATCCTGACCTTGCTCTACGCCTACCTGAGCCAGAGCTGGAACCTGGTCGGCGGCTTCGCGGGGCAGCTCTCGCTGGGCGACGCGATCTACTTCGGCGCGGGCGGCTACCTCGTCACGCTGCTGAACCTGAAGCTCGGGCTCACGCCGTGGATCGGCCTCTGGCTCGGCGGCCTGCTCGGCGCGGCGCTGGCGGTGGCGATCGGGGCCGTGAGCTTCCGATTCGGCCTACGCGGGATCTACTTTGCGGTCGCGACTCTCGCCATGGCTGAGCTGACGCGGGCCGTGGTGCTGGAGAGCGCGTTCCTCGGCGGGACCTGGGGGCTCCAGCTCGACCTGAAGGACGCGCCCGGCAAGTTCCAGTTCTTGAGCCCGCTGCCCTACTACTACATCGTCCTCACGATGCTGGTCCTGATCACGCTGATGGCGTGGCACGTGCGCCGCTCGCGGCTCGGGTACTGCCTGCTCGCCATCCGCGAGCGCGAGGACTCCGCCGAGGCCCTGGGCGTGGATGCCTACCGCTGCAAGCTCCGGGCGGCGGGACTGAGCGGCTTCTGCACGGCCGCCGGCGGCGTGTTCCACGCGCAGTTCATTCTCTACCTGCAGCCCGACACCAACTTCGGGCTGGACATCATCATCAGGATGGTTCTCGGCTCGGTCCTGGGCGGCAAGGGGACTGTGGCCGGCCCCATCCTGGGCTCGACGGCCTTCGCGTTGCTGGACGAGGCCGTCCGCCTGATCCCTCTCTCGACCTCGCAGGGGGCCGCCGCTGGCCGCATCATCTACGGCCTCGCGATCATGGCGGTCGTCATCTTTCTCCCGTCGGGGCTCGTGAGCCTGCCCGGGCGGCTCCGCACGCGGACTGGCCGGCAGGTCGCGCGTGCGCGCGCGGAGGGGGCTGCATGA
- a CDS encoding acyl-CoA dehydrogenase family protein has protein sequence MIGFQLTEQQELMRRSIRDFMLKASSPQMIQEADEQDQLPEAFLDTMARAGWFALVVPEAYGGSGAGALDVSLALEAFAQQWPLVSHIFYSLYFVGADAIAHFGDESQKKRYLPRIAQGEMRVAMAITESGSGSDAASLTTTASRDGDEWVLKGEKMFCTGANVSDITMVAARTDAPAPKHKGISLFLVDRDTRGFEIRLLKKLGFKGLSTTEIFLDDVRVPAGRLLGRLNGGWDHLCQILARERSCIAAIYTGGAQRAMEQAITYVKERRQFGQPIAAFQFTKGKIADMQVAIEAGRLLTYQAAWRVDMGLPSDRESSIAKLFATEAYMRIANQGLQLMGGYGYMMETEMQRHFRDAKLGEIGGGTSEIQRLVIARCAGL, from the coding sequence ATGATCGGCTTCCAGCTCACCGAGCAGCAGGAGCTCATGCGGCGGAGCATCCGCGACTTCATGCTCAAGGCGTCCTCGCCGCAGATGATCCAGGAAGCGGACGAGCAGGATCAGCTGCCGGAGGCGTTTCTCGACACGATGGCGCGCGCCGGGTGGTTCGCCCTCGTGGTCCCCGAGGCCTATGGCGGCAGCGGCGCGGGCGCGCTCGACGTCTCGCTGGCGCTGGAAGCCTTCGCCCAGCAGTGGCCGCTGGTCTCCCACATCTTCTACTCGCTCTACTTCGTGGGCGCCGACGCCATCGCGCACTTCGGCGACGAGAGCCAGAAGAAGCGGTACCTGCCGCGCATCGCGCAAGGCGAGATGCGGGTGGCCATGGCGATCACCGAGAGCGGCTCGGGCTCCGACGCCGCGTCCCTCACCACCACGGCCTCGCGCGACGGCGACGAGTGGGTCCTGAAGGGCGAGAAGATGTTCTGCACGGGAGCGAACGTCTCGGACATCACGATGGTCGCCGCCCGGACGGATGCCCCCGCCCCTAAGCACAAGGGCATCTCGCTCTTCCTGGTCGACCGCGACACACGCGGTTTCGAGATCCGTCTTTTGAAGAAGCTCGGCTTCAAGGGCCTCTCCACGACCGAGATCTTCCTCGACGACGTTCGTGTCCCCGCTGGCCGGTTGCTCGGCCGCCTCAACGGGGGCTGGGACCACCTCTGCCAGATCCTGGCCCGCGAGCGCTCGTGCATCGCCGCCATCTACACCGGCGGTGCCCAGCGGGCGATGGAGCAGGCGATCACGTACGTCAAGGAGCGCCGCCAGTTCGGCCAGCCGATCGCCGCGTTCCAGTTCACCAAGGGCAAGATCGCCGACATGCAGGTCGCGATCGAGGCCGGGCGGCTGCTCACCTACCAGGCGGCCTGGCGCGTGGACATGGGGCTTCCGTCCGACCGCGAGTCGTCCATCGCCAAGCTCTTCGCCACCGAGGCGTACATGCGGATCGCCAACCAGGGGCTCCAGCTGATGGGCGGCTACGGCTACATGATGGAGACGGAGATGCAGCGCCACTTCCGTGACGCCAAGCTCGGCGAGATCGGCGGCGGCACCTCTGAGATCCAGCGGCTCGTCATCGCCCGGTGCGCGGGGCTCTGA
- a CDS encoding FAD-dependent oxidoreductase, with the protein MAAAFEYLFTPIRLGPVTLRNRIMVAPYAALFASEEYLPTERQAAHYGDLARGGAALIVMGGSVVHPNSLAHPGFNLISDERAIPGYRRIAQRVHEHGAKIFSQLSHHGRQTPSVYSRRVPWAPSPIPCLLYRETPKEMEEEDIQDVIAHTVLSARNVVDAGFDGVELYAAHGYLMSQFLSPVSNLRTDAWGGSLDNRLRFVVETARAVRSTIGPDRALGLRLNGDDFTPGGLTPDDCREIARRLDAFGLFDYFSISGTTYYAFPLIVPDGSFPPGLFVHLASGIKSVVRAPVAVVGRINSPVQAEKILADGHADLIAMVRALLADPELPSKARDGRLDDIRPCIACNEGCIGREIRHAPISCTVNPAVGLEATLGIGTLTKASRRRRVLVVGGGPAGMEAARVAALRGHEVTLVEAADALGGQALLVARLPSRQEFEGLVRWLERQVRQLCEVRLGTTVGADDVLRHAPDAVVVATGSVPVRTGYTPVRPDVAEVPGVVLSHVLTVWDVLSNGRALGERVVLVDDLHDWGGLGVAEYLAAQGKRVDVVSRLLHAGMDINPTSLGPLYGRLRKRGVAFHPATVVTEILPDSVRTLDLFTNAKGTIGAVDTVVLAMGSRARNELARALKGRVPELHVVGDCLAPRRVLDAVYEGHLAGRAI; encoded by the coding sequence ATGGCGGCCGCCTTCGAGTACCTCTTCACGCCGATCCGGCTCGGGCCGGTGACATTGCGGAACCGCATCATGGTCGCGCCCTACGCCGCGCTGTTCGCCTCCGAGGAGTACCTGCCGACCGAGCGCCAGGCGGCGCACTACGGCGACCTCGCGCGCGGCGGCGCGGCCCTCATCGTGATGGGCGGCTCCGTGGTTCACCCCAACAGCCTCGCCCATCCGGGGTTCAACCTGATCTCGGACGAGCGGGCGATTCCCGGCTACCGCCGGATCGCGCAGCGGGTCCACGAGCACGGCGCGAAGATCTTCTCGCAGCTCTCGCACCACGGCCGCCAGACGCCCTCCGTCTACTCCCGTCGCGTCCCGTGGGCGCCCTCGCCCATCCCGTGCCTCCTCTACCGCGAGACGCCGAAGGAGATGGAGGAGGAGGACATCCAGGATGTCATCGCCCACACGGTGCTGAGCGCGCGCAACGTGGTGGACGCCGGCTTCGACGGCGTCGAGCTCTACGCCGCCCACGGCTACCTGATGAGCCAGTTCCTGTCGCCCGTTTCCAACCTGCGCACCGACGCCTGGGGCGGATCGCTCGACAACCGTCTGCGCTTCGTCGTCGAGACCGCCCGGGCGGTGCGGAGCACCATCGGGCCGGATCGGGCTCTCGGCCTCCGGCTCAACGGCGACGACTTCACGCCCGGCGGGCTGACACCGGACGACTGCAGGGAGATCGCGCGGCGTCTGGACGCGTTCGGCCTCTTCGACTACTTCAGCATCAGCGGCACGACTTACTACGCGTTTCCGCTCATCGTTCCAGACGGGTCGTTCCCGCCCGGCCTCTTCGTCCACCTGGCGTCGGGCATCAAGTCGGTGGTGCGGGCGCCGGTGGCGGTCGTCGGCCGCATCAACAGCCCGGTGCAGGCCGAGAAGATCCTGGCCGACGGGCACGCCGACCTGATCGCAATGGTCCGCGCCCTGCTCGCCGATCCCGAACTGCCTTCGAAGGCGCGCGACGGGCGCCTGGACGACATCCGTCCCTGCATCGCCTGCAACGAGGGGTGCATCGGCCGCGAGATCCGCCACGCCCCCATCAGCTGCACCGTGAACCCGGCGGTGGGGCTCGAGGCGACGCTCGGGATCGGCACGCTCACGAAGGCTTCGCGGCGCCGGCGCGTCCTGGTGGTGGGCGGCGGCCCGGCCGGGATGGAGGCGGCGCGCGTCGCCGCCCTGCGTGGGCACGAGGTGACGCTGGTCGAGGCTGCGGACGCGCTCGGTGGTCAGGCGCTCTTGGTCGCGAGGCTCCCGAGCCGCCAGGAGTTCGAAGGGTTGGTGCGCTGGCTCGAGCGGCAGGTGCGTCAACTCTGCGAAGTCCGCCTCGGCACGACGGTCGGCGCCGATGACGTCCTCCGTCACGCGCCCGATGCCGTGGTCGTGGCGACGGGCTCGGTCCCCGTCCGGACCGGCTACACACCCGTTCGTCCCGACGTGGCCGAGGTGCCGGGCGTCGTGCTTTCTCACGTCCTCACCGTGTGGGACGTTCTCAGTAACGGCCGGGCGCTGGGCGAGCGCGTGGTCCTCGTGGATGACCTGCACGACTGGGGAGGCCTCGGCGTCGCGGAGTACCTGGCCGCCCAGGGGAAGCGCGTGGACGTGGTGAGCCGGCTGCTCCACGCGGGGATGGATATCAATCCGACCTCGCTCGGCCCGCTCTACGGTCGCCTCCGCAAGCGCGGCGTGGCGTTCCATCCGGCGACGGTGGTGACGGAGATCCTGCCCGACTCCGTCAGGACGCTCGACCTCTTCACGAACGCCAAGGGAACCATCGGCGCCGTCGACACGGTCGTGCTGGCCATGGGAAGCCGGGCGCGCAACGAGCTGGCCCGCGCGCTCAAGGGCCGCGTTCCCGAGCTCCACGTGGTGGGCGACTGCCTGGCTCCGCGCCGCGTGCTCGACGCGGTGTACGAAGGCCACCTCGCCGGGAGAGCCATCTGA
- a CDS encoding NAD(P)-dependent oxidoreductase — protein MAPSEEKPVVGVVGVGRMGYLLARNLLSHGFPVVVAGHRNPEPVAALASQGAIEAAGVGELAARSDVVLLVVPGASEVEALVISPGEITSSARPGSIVVDMTTNHPDVVSRCAAVLATRGVRMLDAPMSRGVPAAEAGTLLLQVGGDAITLAAVRPVLEAVASDVLHMGPLGAGMTAKIVNNLKALSELPLIEEALRLGVCLGLDPERLSGLFQAGSADSFMVRTHVPRILGRDQRIFATVDTVLKDLELALRLATTVDVPLPMMAAARQVYAAARDQGLGQSDLTAAVKVFSPSEAAVGSPR, from the coding sequence ATGGCGCCGAGCGAGGAGAAGCCGGTGGTCGGTGTCGTCGGTGTCGGGCGCATGGGCTACCTCCTCGCGCGCAATCTCCTGAGCCACGGCTTTCCCGTCGTCGTGGCGGGACACCGGAACCCCGAGCCGGTGGCGGCGCTGGCGTCCCAAGGCGCCATCGAAGCCGCCGGCGTGGGTGAGCTGGCCGCTCGGTCGGACGTCGTCCTGCTCGTCGTGCCCGGTGCGAGCGAGGTCGAGGCGCTCGTCATCTCACCGGGCGAGATCACGTCCAGCGCGCGGCCGGGAAGCATCGTCGTCGACATGACGACGAACCACCCCGACGTCGTCAGCCGCTGCGCGGCCGTTCTCGCCACCCGCGGCGTGCGGATGCTCGATGCGCCCATGAGCCGCGGCGTCCCGGCCGCGGAGGCGGGGACGCTGCTGCTCCAGGTGGGCGGCGACGCGATCACGCTCGCGGCGGTACGGCCGGTGCTGGAGGCCGTCGCCTCCGACGTCCTGCACATGGGGCCGCTCGGCGCCGGGATGACGGCCAAGATCGTCAACAACCTCAAGGCGCTGAGCGAGCTGCCCCTCATCGAGGAGGCGCTGCGCCTCGGTGTTTGCCTCGGACTCGACCCCGAGCGGCTGTCGGGGCTCTTCCAGGCCGGCTCGGCCGACTCCTTCATGGTGCGGACGCACGTGCCGAGGATCCTCGGCCGCGACCAGCGGATCTTCGCCACAGTGGACACCGTCCTCAAGGACCTCGAGCTCGCGCTCCGCCTCGCCACCACCGTCGACGTGCCGCTCCCGATGATGGCCGCCGCCCGTCAGGTCTATGCGGCGGCCCGGGACCAGGGGCTCGGGCAATCGGACCTGACAGCGGCGGTCAAGGTCTTCTCACCCTCTGAAGCGGCCGTGGGGAGCCCGCGGTGA